From the Lathyrus oleraceus cultivar Zhongwan6 chromosome 4, CAAS_Psat_ZW6_1.0, whole genome shotgun sequence genome, one window contains:
- the LOC127075221 gene encoding mitochondrial outer membrane protein porin of 36 kDa: MVNGPGLYSDIGKRARDLLFKDYQNDHKFTITTKTSIGLEVTSSGVRKGEIFLADVSTKLKNKNITTDVKVDTNSNLLTTITVDEAAPGLKTIFSFTLPDQKSGKVELQYQHDYAGINTSIGLTASPVVNISGVLGNNLVSVGSDVSFDTATGDFIKYNAGLNVTHADLIASLTLNDRGDTLNASYYHVVSPLTNTAVGAEFSHSFSSNENILTIGTQHALDPITLLKARVNNYGRASALIQHDWSPKARFSLVGEVDTAAIDKSAKVGLAVALKP, encoded by the exons ATGGTGAACGGTCCCGGACTTTACTCCGATATCGGCAAAAGAGCCAGAG ATCTTTTGTTCAAAGATTATCAGAATGACCACAAGTTCACAATCACCACTAAGACTTCTATTGGATTG GAAGTTACTTCAAGTGGAGTCAGGAAAGGTGAGATTTTTTTGGCTGATGTTAGTACCAAGTTGAAGAACAAGAACATCACTACTGATGTTAAAGTTGACACTAACTCAAAT CTACTTACAACCATTACTGTGGATGAAGCTGCACCTGGTCTCAAGACAATTTTTAGCTTCACTCTACCAGATCAAAAATCTGGCAAG GTGGAACTACAATACCAGCATGATTATGCTGGGATCAATACTAGTATTGGGTTAACAGCAAGTCCTGTTGTTAACATCTCTGGTGTGCTTGGAAATAATTTGGTTTCTGTTGGGTCAGATGTTTCTTTTGATACTGCCACTGGGGACTTTATCAAGTACAATGCAGGGTTGAATGTTACTCATGCCGACCTTATTGCATCTCTAACTCT CAATGACAGAGGCGACACCCTTAATGCCTCGTATTACCACGTTGTGAGCCCACTGACTAACACTGCTGTAGGGGCGGAGTTTTCACATAGCTTTTCCAGCAATGAGAATATACTCACCATTGGCACACAACATGCTCTTGACCCAATAACCTTGTTGAAAGCTCGGGTGAACAACTATGGCAGGGCAAGTGCTCTGATCCAGCATGACTGGAGTCCCAAAGCACGTTTTTCTCTAGTTGGGGAAGTTGATACTGCAGCCATTGACAAGAGTGCAAAGGTCGGTCTTGCCGTAGCCTTGAAGCCTTAG